GTCGAGCCAGTCGTGCAGGCCGTTGGGGTGGGCTGCTGCGGCTGTGAAGTGGCGTACGGCGGTCAGCCGCAGACCGGGGTTCCTGCCGTCCTCGGTGCGGCGGATCAGATCCCGGGTGAGGTCGGTGATGAGTGCGAGCCCCGCCGGGCGCTGCCCGGGAGTGAGCAGGCGGTCGGTGATGTGGGTGGCCGCGAAGGCGAGGACGCCCTGGACGACGGCGAGGTCGGCCTCTTCGGGGAGATGGGCGCGCGCGGTCTCCAGATAGGCGACGGGTTCGAGTTGACCGTCGCGGACCATGTCCCGCAGGGCGTTCCAGACGACGGCGCGGGTGAGCGGGTCGGGGATGCCGGAGAGACCGCGCAGCGCGGTCTCCTCGGAAGCGCTGTCGAAGCGGATCTTGGCATAGCCCAGGTCCCCGCCGTTGAGCACCACGAGAGCGGGGCGACGGCCCGGTCGTATCGCGGGCGCGCTGCCCGGCGTGGGCTGCGGCTGCGGTACGTCGATCTCGAAGTGCTCACGCAGCACGAGGCGTCGGGACTCGACGGGGTCGCGGTCGTAGGCGCCGACGGCGATACGGTGCGGGCGGCTGCCGTCCTGGGCGACGCGGAGCTGCCAGCCGCCGTCGGCCTCCGCCACTTCGGCGGTGAGCGTGTCGACCCCGGTGGTGCGCAGCCAGGCCTCTGCCCAGGCGTGCACATCGCGGTCGGTGACGGCGGCGAGCGAGTCGAGGAAGTCGGCGAGGGTGGCGTTCCCGAAGCGGTGCCGGGTGAAGTGGCGGTTGATCCCGGCGAGGAAGTCCTTCTCACCGATCCAGGTCACGAGCTGGCGCAGGGCCGACGCGCCCTTGGCGTAGGAGATGCCGTCGAAGTTGACGAGCGCCGACGCGCAGTCGGGCACGTCGTCGGGGTCGGGCGCGACCGGGTGGGTCGACGGGCGCTGGTCGGCGTCGTACCCCCACGCCTTGCGTGCGATGCCGAAGGAAATCCACGTGTCCGTGAACCGGGTGGCCTCGGTCAGGATCTGGTAGCCCATGTACTCGGCGAAGGACTCGTTCAGCCAGATGTCGTCCCACCAGCGCATGGTGACCAGGTCGCCGAACCACATGTGCGCCATCTCGTGGGCGATGGTCACGGCACGGGACTGCCGCTCGGTGTCGGTGACGGCGGAGCGGAACATGTACTCGTCGCGGAAGGTGACCAGGCCCGGGTTCTCCATCGCGCCCGCGTTGAACTCGGGGACGAAGGCCTGGTCGTACGAGTCGAAGGGGTAGGGCTCCTCGAACCGCTCGTGGTAGCGGTCGTAGCAGGCCCGGGTGATGCCGAGGATCTCGTCGGCGTCGGCGTCGAGGTAGGGGGCGAGGGACCGGCGGCAGTGGATACCGAACGGCAGCCCCGCGTGCTCGGTGCGCACGGAGTGCCAGGGCCCTGCGGCGACGGCGACGAGATAGGTGGGGATCAGCGGAGTGGGCGCGGCTGTCCAGCGTCCTTCGCCGTGGTGTTCGGTGATCCCGTTGGCGAGGACCGTCCATCCCTTGGGCGCGGTGACGGCGAGCTCGAAGACCGCCTTGAGGTCGGGCTGGTCGAACGCCGCGAAGACCCGCTGCGCGTCGTCCATGAACAGCTGGGTGTAGGTGTAGGTCTCGCCGTCGCTCGGGTCGGTGAAGCGGTGCATGCCCTCGCCGGTGTGCGAGTAGGTCATCGCGGCGTCCACGCAGAGCTCGTGTTCACCGGCCGTGAGCCCTTTCAGCGGGAACCGGTTCCCGTCGAGGGTCTCGGGGGCGAGGGGCAGGCCGTCCAGAGTGACGGAAC
This DNA window, taken from Streptomyces sp. SCSIO 30461, encodes the following:
- the pepN gene encoding aminopeptidase N; this encodes MSPMSVLTRDEAQTRAELIDVHRYSIELDLTTGDQNFDSRTAIRFTARADGDSFVELKPAALRSVTLDGLPLAPETLDGNRFPLKGLTAGEHELCVDAAMTYSHTGEGMHRFTDPSDGETYTYTQLFMDDAQRVFAAFDQPDLKAVFELAVTAPKGWTVLANGITEHHGEGRWTAAPTPLIPTYLVAVAAGPWHSVRTEHAGLPFGIHCRRSLAPYLDADADEILGITRACYDRYHERFEEPYPFDSYDQAFVPEFNAGAMENPGLVTFRDEYMFRSAVTDTERQSRAVTIAHEMAHMWFGDLVTMRWWDDIWLNESFAEYMGYQILTEATRFTDTWISFGIARKAWGYDADQRPSTHPVAPDPDDVPDCASALVNFDGISYAKGASALRQLVTWIGEKDFLAGINRHFTRHRFGNATLADFLDSLAAVTDRDVHAWAEAWLRTTGVDTLTAEVAEADGGWQLRVAQDGSRPHRIAVGAYDRDPVESRRLVLREHFEIDVPQPQPTPGSAPAIRPGRRPALVVLNGGDLGYAKIRFDSASEETALRGLSGIPDPLTRAVVWNALRDMVRDGQLEPVAYLETARAHLPEEADLAVVQGVLAFAATHITDRLLTPGQRPAGLALITDLTRDLIRRTEDGRNPGLRLTAVRHFTAAAAHPNGLHDWLDGGSVPGGPELDPELRWRILARLAVLGAIGEAEIAVELDRDPSATGQEGAARCRAALPTPEAKQAAWSRLFETDGLSNYLFNATAQGFWQPEQAELVRDYVPRYYPAAVALAARRGPAIAQAAGQHAFPVHAVEAEHLRVGEECLRDAEIPPALRRKLVDQLDDLRRAYRVRSQQG